The segment CCGCCTGCTCGGCGCCCTGCCGATCGATCCGATCCTCCACGCCACGGCGTGGATCGGCTGCCAGCAGCGCCCGGACGCGCCCGCCCAGGTCTGGTACAACGCGCGCGGCGACTTCGAGGGCGCGCTGATCGACTGCGAGTGGGCCACGTTCCACCTGGTCGCGACCACGCGCGATGCGCTGCTCGCGCTACTCGAGCGCCTGCCCACCTGCTCGCCGCTCGGCTGGCGCATCTCGTTCCCCGAATGGGCGACGCGCGACGTGGCTGAGAAGTTCCCGAAGTCGCAGATCAGCTACGAGGTGCTGCACCTCTGTCGCAGCGGAGACTACAAAGCGCCCGCTTCGCGCAACGAGCAGATCGTCCGGCTGACGCCGCACTGGGCCGAGCGCTATCTGTTTGACCTGGAACTGGTGAAGGCGATCAGCGGGCTGGCGCTCGACGGGCCCGGCCCGGTCTGCGCCGCCATCGAGGACGAGCAGGCGGTCAGCATCGCCGACGGCACGACCATGAGCGAGTATGCCGCCATTGTGCAGGGCGTTTACACCGTGCCGGACTACCGGCGGCGCGGGCTGGCGCGCGCGGTCGTGGCCCGCGTGACCGAGTGCGCACTCGCCCTCGGCCGGGTCGTGCTGTACGCCGCCGACTACACCAACTATCCATCGCTCGGGCTATGCCGCGCGCTGGGCTACCGCCCGATCGCCGTCTCGGGGTTGGCGGAGTTCGAGGCGTAGGCCGCCCGTCCCGTCATGTCCGACACCGTCCTCCTGCGCGCGCTCAAGTACGACGGCTCGCTGAACTACGAATGGCCCGCGCGTGTCGAGTATCAGCGCGCCAACCTGCTGGTA is part of the Chloroflexota bacterium genome and harbors:
- a CDS encoding GNAT family N-acetyltransferase encodes the protein MIDNIPQGRLLGALPIDPILHATAWIGCQQRPDAPAQVWYNARGDFEGALIDCEWATFHLVATTRDALLALLERLPTCSPLGWRISFPEWATRDVAEKFPKSQISYEVLHLCRSGDYKAPASRNEQIVRLTPHWAERYLFDLELVKAISGLALDGPGPVCAAIEDEQAVSIADGTTMSEYAAIVQGVYTVPDYRRRGLARAVVARVTECALALGRVVLYAADYTNYPSLGLCRALGYRPIAVSGLAEFEA